In one window of Ptiloglossa arizonensis isolate GNS036 chromosome 5, iyPtiAriz1_principal, whole genome shotgun sequence DNA:
- the LOC143147161 gene encoding uncharacterized protein LOC143147161 codes for MLLRMRMNMIMIMIMIMLLLVVVVMLLLLLMMIMIMIMIMLLLVMVMVMMMTATIMIMMLMMMMMMMMMMLVEMVVKMMIVMMIMMMMMMMMMMMMMMMMMMMMVLVVLVEVMVMMMMMMMMMMMMMMVMMMMMMMMMMMMMMMIMMMIMMMMMMMMMMMMMMMMMMMMMMALAMTMMTAMIMMMMMMVVVVVVVMEVVVIDDGDHDNNDDNDDDDGDDDEDVTAATDDDDCDEDVDDYDNDDDCDEDVDDYDNDDDGGDDGDEDEDEDEDEDEDEDADEDEDEHEHDDEDDDEDDEDEDEDEDEDNDWK; via the coding sequence ATGCTGTTGAGGATGAGGATGAATATGATTATGATTATGATTATGATTATGCTGctgttggtggtggtggtgatgctgctgctgctgctcatGATGATTATGATTATGATTATGATTATGCTGCtgttggtgatggtgatggtgatgatgatgacgGCGACGATTATGATAATGAtgttgatgatgatgatgatgatgatgatgatgatgttgGTGGAAATGGTGGTGAAGATGATGATagtgatgatgataatgatgatgatgatgatgatgatgatgatgatgatgatgatgatgatgatgatgatgatggtgctGGTGGTGCTGGTGGAagtgatggtgatgatgatgatgatgatgatgatgatgatgatgatgatgatggtgatgatgatgatgatgatgatgatgatgatgatgatgatgatgatgatcatGATGATGatcatgatgatgatgatgatgatgatgatgatgatgatgatgatgatgatgatgatgatgatgatgatggcgCTGGCGATGACCATGATGACAGCGATGattatgatgatgatgatgatggtggtggtggtggtagtggtgatGGAAGTGGTGGTGATTGACGATGGTGATCATGATAATAATGATGACAATGacgatgatgatggtgatgatgatgaagATGTTACTGCTGCTACTGATGATGATGACTGTGATGAAGATGTTGATGAttatgataatgatgatgattgTGATGAAGATGTTGATGAttatgataatgatgatgatggggGTGATGATGGGGATGAGGATGAGGATGAGGATGAGGATGAGGATGAGGATGAGGATGCGGATGAGGATGAGGATGAGCATGAGCATGATGATGAGGATGATGATGAGGATGATGAGGATGAGGATGAGGATGAGGATGAGGATAATGACTGGAAGTAG